A window of Psychromonas sp. CNPT3 contains these coding sequences:
- the kdgR gene encoding DNA-binding transcriptional regulator KdgR, producing the protein MSKATQPEAVSSVLKVFSILEALGEQKEIGVSELSQRLMTSKATTYRFLQTMMSLGYVSQEGQADKYSLTLKMFELGALSLQYLDVVNLAEKHMRYISEQTNEAVHLGALDLEDHSIIYIHKIDSSYSLRMHSRIGRRNPLYSTAIGKVLLSEYKSDFIRAALQDVTFKKHTDKTLKNVEQLLAELETVKEQHYAEDNEEQEQGVYCIAVPVYDRFGHIIYGLSISFPTLRFDKKRKSYYVKLLKEAGKKISEQLGYYNYPDVV; encoded by the coding sequence ATGAGCAAAGCAACACAACCCGAAGCAGTCTCTTCCGTCCTCAAGGTGTTTAGCATCTTAGAAGCACTCGGAGAGCAAAAAGAAATTGGCGTTTCCGAATTATCTCAAAGATTAATGACATCGAAAGCGACCACTTATCGTTTTTTACAAACCATGATGTCTTTGGGCTATGTTTCCCAAGAAGGCCAAGCGGATAAATATTCATTAACGCTAAAAATGTTTGAACTCGGCGCACTGTCTCTTCAATATCTAGACGTTGTCAATTTAGCCGAAAAACATATGCGCTACATTTCAGAGCAAACCAATGAAGCAGTGCATTTAGGGGCATTAGATTTAGAAGATCATTCTATTATTTATATTCATAAAATAGACTCTAGCTACAGCCTACGCATGCATTCTCGAATAGGCCGCCGTAATCCACTTTATAGTACGGCAATCGGCAAGGTTTTACTTTCTGAGTACAAATCCGACTTCATTCGTGCCGCATTACAAGACGTTACCTTTAAAAAGCATACGGATAAAACGTTAAAAAATGTTGAACAATTACTGGCGGAACTAGAGACGGTAAAAGAGCAACATTATGCAGAAGATAATGAAGAGCAAGAGCAAGGCGTATATTGTATAGCAGTACCCGTATACGATCGTTTTGGACATATTATTTATGGCCTTTCTATCTCTTTTCCAACGCTTCGCTTTGATAAAAAACGTAAATCTTATTACGTTAAGCTATTAAAAGAGGCAGGCAAGAAAATTTCTGAGCAACTCGGATACTACAATTATCCCGACGTTGTATAA
- the kduD gene encoding 2-dehydro-3-deoxy-D-gluconate 5-dehydrogenase KduD, which produces MILNSFDLKGKIAIVSGCDTGLGQGMALGLAKAGCHIVGVNIVEPTETIEKMAATGQRFLDIRADLMGLGDISRIVESAVSEFGRIDILVNNAGIIRRNDAIDFSEKDWDDVMDLNIKSLFFMSQAVAKQFIAQKEGGKIINIASMLSYQGGIRVPSYTASKSAVMGVTRLMANEWAKEGINVNAIAPGYMATNNTIALRADADRNKSILERIPADRWGTPEDLAGPCVFLASSASDYINGSTIPVDGGWLAR; this is translated from the coding sequence ATGATTCTTAATTCATTCGATCTTAAAGGAAAAATCGCGATTGTCAGTGGCTGTGATACTGGTTTAGGTCAAGGTATGGCACTGGGTTTAGCAAAAGCTGGCTGTCATATTGTCGGTGTTAATATAGTCGAGCCAACAGAAACAATTGAAAAAATGGCTGCTACGGGTCAACGCTTTTTAGATATTCGTGCCGATCTTATGGGTCTTGGCGATATCTCTCGTATTGTTGAGAGTGCGGTGAGTGAATTCGGACGTATTGATATTCTTGTTAATAATGCAGGGATCATTCGTCGTAATGATGCAATCGACTTTTCTGAAAAAGATTGGGATGATGTGATGGATCTCAATATCAAATCGTTATTCTTTATGTCGCAAGCGGTTGCAAAACAGTTTATTGCTCAAAAAGAAGGTGGCAAAATCATTAATATCGCTTCAATGCTTTCTTACCAAGGCGGTATCCGCGTACCTTCATACACTGCATCTAAAAGTGCTGTGATGGGCGTAACACGTTTAATGGCAAATGAGTGGGCTAAAGAAGGCATTAATGTTAATGCGATTGCGCCTGGTTATATGGCAACGAATAATACGATTGCATTGCGTGCAGATGCTGATCGTAACAAAAGTATTTTAGAGCGTATTCCTGCGGATCGTTGGGGTACACCTGAAGATCTTGCTGGTCCATGTGTTTTCCTTGCATCAAGTGCATCGGATTACATCAATGGTTCAACTATTCCCGTTGATGGTGGTTGGTTAGCGAGATAA
- a CDS encoding YgjV family protein — translation MDNIFSLAQCLGYISFGLGVATFYQKNDRNLKVLMLIYNLNHFVHYLLLGSIMSALAILLSAVRTGTSLYTSSKRVAWLFIIIGFAVGFYLKQTYWDLLPIIGTSIGTYAMFVLRGIKMRLCFLVATICWFINNILVGSIGGTLLEGAVLFMNIFTIYRLAKNAPN, via the coding sequence ATGGATAATATATTCTCATTGGCGCAGTGCCTTGGCTATATCAGCTTTGGCTTAGGTGTTGCGACTTTTTATCAAAAAAATGATCGAAATCTTAAAGTTTTAATGCTGATTTACAATTTAAACCATTTTGTACATTACTTATTACTTGGCTCGATCATGTCTGCACTGGCTATTTTACTTTCAGCGGTGCGCACCGGCACTTCCCTTTATACATCCTCAAAACGTGTTGCTTGGCTTTTTATTATCATCGGTTTTGCTGTTGGGTTTTATCTGAAGCAAACCTACTGGGATCTTTTACCTATTATAGGTACCAGTATTGGGACTTATGCGATGTTTGTTTTAAGAGGCATTAAAATGCGTCTCTGCTTTTTAGTCGCAACGATTTGTTGGTTTATTAATAATATTCTGGTGGGATCTATAGGTGGCACGTTATTAGAGGGGGCGGTTCTTTTTATGAATATCTTTACTATTTATCGATTAGCGAAAAACGCCCCCAACTAG
- a CDS encoding sugar kinase: protein MKISRIAVIGECMLELKTVNNVLEQGFGGDSLNTAIYLSRLTHEHAITTSYVTGMGLDPFSEDMIKAWQDENINTDMVFLSKDKLPGIYAIKTDAQGERHFYYWRNDAAAKFWLKTQKISTLVDDLSQHQMIYLSGVSLAILSDECRAILLEVLGLCHKKGVRIVFDNNYRAALWESPKVAQDYYKKILAITSIAFLTYDDDVLLWGDKKEEECIMRTQALGVSEIVLKRGAEACIIVCAQQRYEVSANKISNIVDTTAAGDSFSAAYLAKRVLGGDCVASAKAGHCVAGTVIQHHGAIIAAQVMPTI, encoded by the coding sequence ATGAAGATCAGTCGTATTGCCGTTATTGGTGAATGCATGCTTGAGCTTAAAACTGTAAATAATGTATTAGAGCAAGGCTTTGGTGGTGACAGCTTAAATACGGCGATTTACTTATCGCGTTTGACGCATGAGCATGCGATCACAACCTCTTATGTGACCGGTATGGGCCTTGATCCTTTTAGTGAAGATATGATCAAAGCGTGGCAAGATGAAAATATTAATACCGATATGGTGTTTTTATCAAAAGATAAATTGCCGGGTATTTATGCGATTAAAACCGATGCGCAGGGAGAACGTCATTTTTATTATTGGCGAAATGATGCAGCCGCTAAATTCTGGCTTAAAACGCAGAAGATAAGCACTTTAGTAGATGATTTATCGCAACATCAAATGATCTACTTAAGTGGAGTGAGTTTAGCTATTTTATCTGATGAATGCCGCGCCATATTGCTCGAGGTTTTAGGCCTTTGTCATAAAAAAGGGGTACGTATCGTTTTTGATAATAATTACCGAGCAGCGCTTTGGGAAAGCCCTAAAGTGGCGCAAGATTATTATAAAAAGATACTCGCCATAACCAGTATTGCCTTTTTAACCTATGATGACGATGTTTTATTATGGGGAGATAAGAAGGAAGAAGAATGTATTATGCGCACCCAAGCGTTAGGTGTTTCTGAAATTGTCCTTAAACGAGGCGCAGAAGCCTGCATTATAGTGTGTGCACAACAGCGCTATGAAGTGAGTGCGAATAAAATAAGTAATATTGTTGATACAACCGCTGCCGGTGATTCATTTAGCGCAGCTTATTTGGCAAAACGCGTGTTAGGTGGTGATTGCGTCGCATCTGCTAAAGCGGGACATTGCGTTGCAGGTACGGTGATACAACATCATGGTGCGATTATTGCAGCCCAAGTAATGCCTACTATTTAA
- a CDS encoding bifunctional 4-hydroxy-2-oxoglutarate aldolase/2-dehydro-3-deoxy-phosphogluconate aldolase, giving the protein MLDLNTRLEEIKVIPVIAIEDASKAVKLAQVLIENGLPCAEVTFRTEQAVESIKLMRQAYPDMLIGAGTVLTAEQVDMAIDAGVNFIVSPGFNPTIVRYCQQRGMPIVPGINCPSHVEQAMEMGLRTLKFFPAEASGGVAMLKSLSAVYPIKFMPTGGVNPSNVNDYLSLPSVLACGGTWMVPNTLIEEERWSELAQLVANVAGIIGK; this is encoded by the coding sequence ATGCTAGATTTAAATACCCGATTAGAAGAGATCAAAGTTATCCCTGTGATTGCCATTGAAGATGCCTCTAAAGCAGTCAAATTGGCGCAAGTATTAATTGAAAATGGTTTACCGTGCGCAGAAGTGACGTTTAGAACAGAGCAAGCGGTAGAATCCATTAAATTGATGCGTCAGGCCTACCCTGACATGTTGATTGGCGCTGGTACGGTGTTAACCGCTGAACAAGTAGATATGGCGATTGATGCTGGCGTAAACTTTATTGTAAGCCCAGGGTTTAATCCTACTATCGTACGTTATTGTCAACAACGTGGCATGCCGATAGTACCCGGTATTAACTGCCCCAGTCATGTAGAGCAAGCAATGGAAATGGGGTTACGTACTTTAAAATTCTTCCCTGCTGAAGCCTCTGGTGGCGTCGCAATGTTAAAATCCCTTTCTGCGGTTTACCCTATTAAATTTATGCCAACAGGTGGCGTTAATCCAAGTAATGTTAATGATTACTTAAGTTTGCCGAGCGTACTTGCCTGTGGCGGAACATGGATGGTACCAAATACGTTAATTGAAGAAGAGCGTTGGTCTGAACTTGCGCAACTTGTCGCAAATGTTGCGGGTATTATTGGTAAATAA
- a CDS encoding YhcH/YjgK/YiaL family protein, whose protein sequence is MLFGNVRQLELVAYTHKNISLWIKEALIIAQSNNDGKHSIGDEGVFVVLASVTTEPEADRKAEFHREHIDIQILLEGEERLGYSNTLSVEDKARIPAEDDLYFVDDVENENFVNLKSGDYALFYPGQIHRPLCAIDQVVAIRKAIIKIPVILFSA, encoded by the coding sequence ATGTTATTTGGTAACGTGCGACAATTAGAGTTGGTAGCATACACACATAAAAATATTAGCCTTTGGATAAAAGAAGCCCTTATTATTGCTCAAAGTAATAATGACGGTAAACATAGCATCGGTGATGAGGGTGTATTTGTTGTTTTAGCGTCTGTAACGACAGAGCCTGAAGCGGATCGCAAAGCGGAATTTCACCGTGAGCATATCGATATACAGATCCTGTTAGAAGGTGAAGAGCGTCTAGGTTATAGCAATACTTTAAGCGTAGAAGATAAAGCTCGGATCCCGGCTGAGGATGATTTATATTTTGTCGATGACGTTGAAAATGAAAACTTTGTGAACTTAAAATCGGGTGATTATGCACTCTTTTACCCGGGGCAAATACATCGTCCTTTATGCGCCATTGATCAAGTTGTTGCGATAAGAAAAGCGATCATTAAGATCCCTGTTATATTGTTTAGCGCCTGA
- the hemC gene encoding hydroxymethylbilane synthase translates to MSNKIIRIATRHSPLAMWQANFVKSELLKWHPELQVELLAMKTKGDKILDTPLAKVGGKGLFVKELEVAILEGRADIAVHSMKDVPVDFPEGLGLAVICEREDPRDAFVSNHFANIAALPQGSVVGTSSLRRQCQLRAQRPDIKVKDLRGNVNTRLAKLDAGEYDAIILASAGLIRLDMHDRIASYMSVEESLPAVGQGAVGIECRLDDMQTLALLKPLEHRITRLRVTAERAMNLALQGGCQVPIGSYCILKEDTLWLRGLVGSVDGTHIIRKEIRGKVADAEQMGLNLAQQLLESGADKILADVYRDNA, encoded by the coding sequence ATGAGCAATAAAATTATTCGTATCGCAACACGACATAGCCCTCTTGCCATGTGGCAAGCAAACTTTGTTAAAAGTGAATTGTTAAAATGGCATCCAGAATTACAAGTTGAACTGCTGGCAATGAAAACAAAGGGCGATAAAATTTTAGATACGCCTTTGGCTAAAGTGGGCGGTAAAGGGCTTTTTGTTAAAGAATTAGAAGTGGCTATTCTTGAAGGTCGAGCAGATATAGCGGTGCATTCAATGAAAGATGTCCCGGTTGATTTCCCTGAAGGTTTAGGGCTTGCGGTTATTTGTGAGCGTGAAGATCCTCGTGATGCATTTGTGTCTAATCATTTCGCTAATATAGCAGCATTACCGCAAGGTAGTGTAGTGGGAACCTCAAGCCTACGCAGGCAGTGCCAGTTACGTGCACAACGTCCCGATATAAAGGTTAAAGATTTACGCGGAAATGTTAATACACGCTTAGCAAAATTAGATGCGGGCGAATACGACGCCATCATTTTAGCCTCAGCAGGTTTGATCCGCTTAGATATGCATGATCGCATTGCCAGTTATATGAGCGTTGAAGAAAGTTTACCTGCGGTTGGCCAAGGCGCTGTGGGCATAGAGTGCCGTTTAGATGATATGCAAACACTGGCATTACTCAAACCACTTGAGCATCGGATCACGCGTTTAAGAGTGACGGCTGAGCGGGCGATGAATTTAGCATTACAAGGTGGCTGTCAGGTACCTATTGGCAGTTATTGTATTCTCAAGGAAGATACTTTATGGCTACGCGGTTTGGTCGGTAGTGTAGATGGCACCCATATTATTCGTAAGGAAATTCGTGGCAAGGTCGCGGATGCCGAGCAAATGGGATTAAATTTAGCGCAGCAATTATTAGAGAGTGGCGCGGATAAAATATTAGCGGATGTTTATCGCGATAATGCTTAA
- a CDS encoding uroporphyrinogen-III synthase: MLKPRLLITRFEPHASRLVKLLNEQGVFSLAQPLLEVQSSAECHDVDLIFVTRYDYIIAISAAAVKYTEQALDKKAWPTATFIAVGKRTQKMLQQATQKEVQCPPLQHDTQGLLALACLNCVQGKKILILRGVGGRAKLKKTLESRGAEVSYYQPYQRVVIDLNMDELVENWQLHKINGAIISSIELLENFTTRVRDKHWLYELHLYVPSQRILDRALQLGWVKIVLLASLADQQIIDHFK; the protein is encoded by the coding sequence ATGCTTAAACCGCGACTATTGATAACGCGCTTTGAACCACATGCCTCGCGTCTGGTTAAATTGCTTAATGAGCAAGGTGTTTTTAGCCTTGCTCAGCCGTTATTAGAAGTACAAAGTAGCGCGGAATGTCATGATGTAGATCTGATTTTTGTCACACGTTATGACTATATTATTGCCATTAGTGCGGCGGCGGTTAAATATACAGAGCAAGCTTTAGATAAAAAAGCCTGGCCAACAGCAACTTTTATTGCGGTGGGTAAACGAACTCAAAAAATGTTACAACAAGCAACCCAAAAAGAGGTGCAGTGCCCACCCTTGCAACATGATACGCAAGGCTTACTGGCGTTAGCGTGTCTCAATTGCGTGCAAGGTAAAAAAATACTGATATTACGTGGTGTTGGTGGCCGCGCTAAATTAAAGAAAACATTAGAGTCGCGTGGTGCAGAGGTCTCTTATTATCAACCTTACCAACGCGTTGTAATAGATCTCAACATGGATGAATTAGTTGAAAATTGGCAGTTGCATAAAATTAATGGTGCTATTATCAGCAGTATCGAATTATTAGAAAATTTTACAACACGTGTGCGTGATAAACACTGGTTATATGAATTGCACTTATACGTGCCTAGCCAACGCATTTTAGATCGCGCCTTGCAATTGGGTTGGGTAAAGATAGTTTTATTAGCAAGTCTTGCTGATCAACAAATTATTGATCATTTTAAATAA